Sequence from the Bacillus sp. es.036 genome:
GTATTCGTATAAAATTCTTTGGATCGTTCATAATCTGAGCAAATAACAGCCACATGATGGACTTTTGTAAACATTTTCATCACCTCTGTTCCACGATAGTCCCGAGATGCTCTAACGTCAATAAGAAAACCTGACTCAACGCCAGGTTTTTCTTTTATAATAGCGATTCTGCTCCATCTACAAACATCGCTGTGCCTGTCACATGACTGGATGCTTCCGAAGCTAAAAAGTAAACCACATCCGCTACTTGCTCTGAAGAGCCTGGCTTTTGCTCAAGAGGATGACTTCCTTCAGGATATTCGACAGGGATTTCGATGTCTTCCACACTTTCTTTTTTATCGGTATTCTGATCAATGTTTGTTTCAATCGCACCAGGACAAATCGCGTTAACGCGAATGCGATACTGAGCCAGTTCAAGCGCAGCCATTTTCATAAAAGCCACTTGTCCTGCTTTGGACGTACTGTAGGCAGACATGCCGAAGTTTGAGAAGGTGCGATTCCCATTGATGGAGCTTGTGATAACGATACTCCCACCGCTTTCTTTCATATAAGGAATCACATGCTTTACCATTAAAAACGTACTTCGCAAGTTTGTTTCAATCGTTTGATCCCACTCCTCTACCTTCATTTCTTCAATTGGATTGAGCGTTCCGTTAATCCCGGCATTATTGAAAAGAATATCAATGCGTCCCCATTCGCTCACAACTTGCTTTAATCCGTATGTAACCCGTTCTTCGTCGGAAACGTCCACATCAAGTACTAATGCTTCACCCCCGTCATTAATAATTTCTTCCTTCACTTGTTCTGCACGACTTTCTTTTAAATCAAATAAACAAACGCGAATCCCTTCTTTCGCCATTCGCTTAGCTGTCGCTTCTCCAATGCCAGAACCTCCACCTGTAATCACTGCCACCTTGTTCATGTTCATAACCTCCTTTTTTCTGCTATTCCCGCTGCTACGTTTTTTTAGACCGTTTTTTGAAAATAAAAAGAGACCTGCATAGGCCTCTTATTGCTGATCTTCCGTTTCATCATTCGGCTGCTTCTCGGCGTCGTCCATATCGCCTTCCTCCATGTTGCCATC
This genomic interval carries:
- a CDS encoding SDR family oxidoreductase, giving the protein MNKVAVITGGGSGIGEATAKRMAKEGIRVCLFDLKESRAEQVKEEIINDGGEALVLDVDVSDEERVTYGLKQVVSEWGRIDILFNNAGINGTLNPIEEMKVEEWDQTIETNLRSTFLMVKHVIPYMKESGGSIVITSSINGNRTFSNFGMSAYSTSKAGQVAFMKMAALELAQYRIRVNAICPGAIETNIDQNTDKKESVEDIEIPVEYPEGSHPLEQKPGSSEQVADVVYFLASEASSHVTGTAMFVDGAESLL